The Leguminivora glycinivorella isolate SPB_JAAS2020 chromosome 1, LegGlyc_1.1, whole genome shotgun sequence genome includes a region encoding these proteins:
- the LOC125233806 gene encoding uncharacterized protein LOC125233806: MLKMLRYTICVVLLVLVPVLSRHVPRFSELDAEEQQLYRAAYDTPSYDHDEYQEEDLEPGKLDLLKDGLWAIKAKIKELKAFDKALAANVLTTKLKLKELLEFHLKKKPIELVIEKKKPVYQSYPQAPAYPAQPQYEPQYAAPPPAYHHDPYYGH, encoded by the exons ATGTTGAAAATGTTGCGGTATACTATTTGTGTGGTGTTGTTGGTGCTCGTTCCAG TGCTATCGCGGCATGTTCCCCGCTTCAGCGAGCTGGACGCCGAGGAGCAGCAGCTGTACCGCGCCGCCTACGACACTCCCTCCTACGACCACGACGAGTACCAGGAGGAGGACCTGGAGCCGG GCAAGCTGGATCTCCTGAAGGACGGTCTGTGGGCCATCAAGGCCAAGATCAAGGAGCTGAAGGCCTTCGACAAGGCGCTGGCGGCCAACGTGCTCACCACCAAGCTCAAGTTGAAGGAGCTCCTAGAGTTCCACTTGAAGAAGAAGCCCATTGAACTGGTGATAGAAAAGAAGAAGCCAGTCTACCAGAGCTACCCTCAG GCCCCCGCTTACCCCGCGCAGCCGCAGTATGAGCCGCAATACgcggcgccgccgcccgcctaCCACCACGACCCTTACTACGGACACTGA